One Gemmatimonadaceae bacterium DNA window includes the following coding sequences:
- a CDS encoding RNA polymerase sigma factor: MAAVAIIEAQSGPIGSNDTDVARAAAGDRRAFERVYHIHVNRVFSLCTRMTGDRTRAEELTQDVFVRAWEKLNLFRGESSFSTWLHRLTVNVVLNARKTDSRMRSRVEETDDDDGGIDALPGTIGSPLAPGDLLDLEEAITKLPPGARRVFVLHDVEGYKHEEIAEMLGVTSGATKAQLHRARLLLREALNR; the protein is encoded by the coding sequence ATGGCTGCAGTGGCCATCATCGAAGCACAGTCGGGCCCAATCGGCAGCAACGATACGGACGTCGCACGAGCGGCCGCCGGGGACCGGCGCGCATTCGAGCGGGTCTACCACATCCACGTCAACCGGGTGTTTTCGCTTTGCACGCGGATGACTGGCGACCGGACGCGAGCTGAAGAGCTCACTCAGGACGTCTTCGTTCGTGCGTGGGAAAAGCTGAACCTGTTCCGCGGTGAAAGCTCGTTCTCGACGTGGCTGCACCGGCTCACGGTGAACGTCGTGCTCAATGCGCGAAAGACCGACAGCCGCATGCGGTCACGGGTCGAAGAGACGGACGACGACGACGGGGGAATCGATGCCCTGCCAGGCACGATCGGTTCTCCCCTCGCTCCCGGCGATCTCCTCGACCTCGAGGAAGCGATCACCAAGCTGCCGCCGGGCGCGCGCCGCGTGTTCGTGTTGCATGACGTCGAGGGCTACAAGCACGAAGAAATCGCCGAGATGCTCGGCGTAACATCGGGAGCCACCAAAGCGCAGTTGCACCGAGCGCGGCTCCTGTTGCGGGAGGCATTGAATCGATGA
- a CDS encoding APC family permease codes for MTAVETRSPPSPAARESGVEEKSASLKKELGLRDLVLQQIVYVVGTIWVGTAAKLGHSQLIFWLAAMAFFYLPQAAVVIALSKRMPLEGGLYQWARLGLGELAAFMVVWNLWLYAVVLIASVGLLLGTNLSYIVGPSGAWLASNKTVIMLLNAILIAALMIIATLGLRVSKWLHNAGSITLMASFAVLIALPFVHMARGTLPNYHPFAVALPALSLFSLNVFGKMALGALSGFEYVAVLAGETKDAGRSIGRATLIAAPVIAAMFILGTSAVLAFVPVDKINLIGPIPQVFSIGFGASTFGATMAGAAILLLTVRSIANSSIVFTGTSRMPMVAGWNSLLPAWFTKLHPKYRTPVNSILFVGIASVLFGAAGIAGVGEQEAFQLLDNAAGIFYALTYLVLFAIPLVAFRGQGERMPLWLRAASASGFAVSLLYVVLSIFPIIDVTSWLSFAVKISGVVVGLNAVGATLFFAERRRRGSARKELAT; via the coding sequence ATGACCGCCGTCGAGACTCGATCGCCTCCATCGCCCGCCGCTCGAGAAAGCGGCGTCGAGGAAAAGAGCGCGTCGCTCAAGAAGGAGCTCGGGCTTCGCGATCTGGTCCTGCAGCAGATCGTGTACGTCGTCGGAACGATCTGGGTGGGAACGGCGGCCAAGCTCGGACATTCGCAGCTGATCTTCTGGCTGGCGGCGATGGCGTTCTTCTATTTGCCGCAAGCCGCGGTCGTCATCGCGCTCTCGAAGCGAATGCCGCTCGAGGGTGGCCTCTATCAGTGGGCGCGTCTCGGACTCGGCGAGCTGGCGGCGTTCATGGTCGTGTGGAATCTCTGGTTGTACGCCGTCGTGCTCATCGCATCGGTCGGGCTGCTGCTCGGGACGAATCTGTCGTACATCGTCGGGCCGAGCGGCGCGTGGCTCGCGAGCAACAAGACGGTGATCATGCTGCTGAACGCCATCCTGATCGCGGCCCTGATGATCATCGCGACGCTCGGGCTGCGGGTGAGCAAATGGCTGCACAACGCGGGCAGCATCACGCTGATGGCGTCGTTCGCCGTGCTGATCGCGCTGCCGTTCGTGCACATGGCGCGCGGGACATTGCCGAACTATCACCCGTTCGCCGTCGCGCTCCCGGCGTTGTCGCTCTTCAGCTTGAACGTGTTCGGCAAGATGGCGCTCGGCGCGTTGAGCGGATTCGAGTACGTCGCCGTGCTGGCGGGAGAGACGAAAGACGCCGGGCGTTCGATCGGCCGCGCGACGTTGATCGCGGCGCCGGTGATCGCCGCAATGTTCATCCTGGGCACGAGCGCGGTGCTCGCCTTCGTGCCGGTGGACAAGATCAACCTCATCGGCCCGATCCCGCAGGTATTCAGCATCGGATTCGGCGCGAGCACGTTCGGCGCGACGATGGCGGGAGCGGCGATTCTGTTGCTCACGGTCCGCTCGATCGCGAACTCGAGCATCGTGTTCACGGGAACGTCGCGCATGCCGATGGTCGCCGGGTGGAACAGTCTTCTGCCGGCGTGGTTCACGAAGCTCCATCCGAAATACCGGACGCCGGTGAACTCGATCCTGTTCGTCGGCATCGCGTCGGTGCTGTTCGGGGCCGCGGGGATCGCCGGCGTCGGCGAGCAGGAGGCGTTTCAGCTGTTGGACAACGCGGCGGGCATTTTCTACGCGCTCACGTATCTCGTGCTGTTCGCGATTCCGCTCGTGGCGTTTCGTGGGCAGGGCGAGCGAATGCCGCTCTGGCTGCGAGCAGCGTCGGCGTCGGGATTCGCGGTCTCGCTCCTCTACGTGGTGCTGTCGATCTTCCCGATCATCGATGTGACGAGCTGGTTGAGCTTCGCGGTGAAGATTTCCGGGGTGGTGGTCGGGCTGAACGCGGTAGGCGCCACGCTGTTTTTCGCCGAGCGACGGCGGCGCGGGTCGGCGAGAAAAGAGCTCGCGACATGA
- a CDS encoding energy transducer TonB encodes MTRRSFRTTIVRRIAIALTSLSAAGRVAAQRAPDSTRCDSIVGSRAAIVDSTSTAIFIFIEQTDYDWLAVDRGRMETRILRGFSAPRPFRLSVFEGPSLVGGLRISSPTDSTGVRREVSIHGTYRIELSRAGPINGPVVVRASLLPGFDSAMVRAIRTASLMTNALNPPFGGSWHLQIRVSTDSLDDSRRLAEGMFPVMLVHDASSLTRRQLSFPEAARADDLDHGEAVLRFVVDRDGKAALETVEVVRASASVFARAAIVALSDQTFHPATIRGCPVAQVIEFPFIFDDRDHPRRTP; translated from the coding sequence ATGACACGACGCTCGTTTCGAACGACGATCGTGCGCCGGATCGCCATTGCCCTGACGTCACTGTCGGCGGCGGGGCGTGTCGCCGCGCAGAGAGCTCCCGACAGCACCCGGTGCGATTCCATCGTGGGCAGCAGGGCCGCCATCGTGGACTCGACGTCGACCGCGATCTTCATCTTCATCGAACAGACGGACTACGACTGGCTGGCGGTGGACCGCGGCCGAATGGAAACGCGGATCCTGCGTGGCTTTTCGGCCCCACGCCCGTTTCGGCTGTCGGTGTTCGAAGGACCGTCGCTCGTCGGCGGGCTCCGCATTTCTTCCCCGACGGACAGCACCGGTGTCAGGCGCGAGGTCAGCATCCACGGGACCTATCGGATCGAATTGTCTCGTGCGGGCCCGATCAATGGACCCGTCGTCGTCCGTGCCTCGCTCTTGCCGGGGTTCGACTCCGCGATGGTCAGGGCAATTCGCACCGCTTCATTGATGACGAACGCGTTGAACCCGCCTTTCGGCGGCTCGTGGCACCTTCAGATCCGCGTTTCGACCGATTCACTGGATGACTCGCGTCGTCTCGCCGAGGGGATGTTTCCCGTCATGCTCGTTCACGACGCGAGTTCGCTGACTCGGCGTCAACTGTCGTTTCCGGAGGCGGCGCGCGCCGACGACCTCGATCACGGCGAAGCCGTGCTGCGATTCGTCGTCGATCGCGATGGCAAGGCCGCGCTCGAGACGGTGGAGGTGGTTCGCGCGAGCGCCAGCGTGTTCGCTCGCGCGGCGATCGTCGCGCTCAGCGATCAGACGTTCCACCCGGCGACGATCCGCGGCTGCCCCGTGGCTCAGGTCATCGAATTCCCCTTCATCTTCGACGACCGGGACCACCCGCGGCGCACGCCGTGA
- a CDS encoding YciI family protein — MRYMMIVKGPEDLTASGPPPAALIEAVGKLVEDDVKKGKLLSFGGLKPTSSGTRMRITKGKIVTTDGPFTESKEVIGGFSIYNFASKEEAIEEVRKFTELHRDHWPNWEGEVEIRLMYEEEDDVRAEQIEGSRVLEHAGGVRGHEPR, encoded by the coding sequence ATGCGCTACATGATGATCGTGAAAGGTCCCGAGGACTTGACTGCTTCCGGACCGCCGCCGGCGGCGCTCATCGAGGCGGTCGGCAAGCTCGTCGAAGACGATGTCAAGAAGGGCAAGCTGCTGTCGTTCGGCGGTCTCAAGCCGACGTCGTCCGGCACGCGAATGCGCATCACCAAGGGCAAGATCGTCACGACCGACGGCCCGTTTACCGAGTCGAAGGAAGTGATCGGCGGATTCTCGATCTACAATTTCGCGTCGAAGGAAGAAGCGATCGAGGAGGTCCGCAAATTCACGGAATTGCATCGCGACCACTGGCCAAACTGGGAAGGCGAGGTCGAGATCCGGCTGATGTACGAGGAGGAGGACGACGTGCGGGCGGAGCAGATCGAAGGGAGTCGTGTCCTCGAGCACGCCGGCGGCGTCCGCGGTCACGAACCTCGTTGA
- a CDS encoding cold shock domain-containing protein, whose protein sequence is MARTTGTVKWFNDAKGYGFITPEGGQKDCFVHHSAIQGGGFRTLAEGERVEFDIVQGAKGPAAENVVKVGH, encoded by the coding sequence ATGGCACGTACGACCGGCACCGTGAAGTGGTTCAACGACGCGAAGGGCTATGGCTTTATCACGCCCGAGGGCGGCCAGAAGGACTGCTTCGTTCATCATTCCGCGATTCAGGGCGGTGGCTTCCGCACGCTCGCCGAAGGCGAGCGCGTTGAGTTCGACATCGTTCAGGGTGCCAAGGGCCCCGCTGCCGAAAACGTTGTGAAGGTCGGCCACTAA
- a CDS encoding cation:dicarboxylase symporter family transporter, which produces MRVHRVVIGLIAGLILGSAIGSSASPVALRVVGFLEPIGQLWLNAIRMTVLPLVISMLFVGVASAKEGDRMGRMGIATVGAYVGLLLFAAAFALLLGPPLIADMHLSAAAVDSLRASANAAATQTATRANQVPGFGAWVTSLIPANAMKSAADGAMLPVVAFTLLFALAARRIDERLRQSLIDVFGAIAGATRAIVHWVMVAAPVGVFVLVLATASRIGSSLIESMIYYVLAYSAAVILFALLLYPIAAFAGRTALPRFTRAALPAQTIAVSSSSSLASLPPLIEGAESLELSAPVIGFVLPLSVSVLRATTPIAWVIGTLFLAKLDGITLGAGTLVVLALTAAALSFATPGVPQGGILLLATMLPSFGVPASGSALLIGADTIPDLFATAANVTADLAAATIVAGRAGGTAPDVAEAPAEAASSDDA; this is translated from the coding sequence ATGCGCGTTCACCGCGTAGTCATCGGTCTCATTGCGGGATTGATCCTCGGAAGCGCGATCGGCTCATCAGCGAGCCCGGTCGCGCTTCGCGTTGTGGGTTTCCTCGAGCCGATCGGCCAGCTTTGGCTGAACGCGATCCGGATGACGGTTCTCCCGCTCGTGATCTCGATGCTGTTCGTCGGCGTCGCGAGCGCGAAGGAAGGAGACCGGATGGGCCGCATGGGTATCGCGACCGTGGGGGCATATGTCGGCCTGCTCCTTTTCGCCGCAGCCTTCGCGCTTCTGCTCGGGCCGCCTCTCATCGCTGACATGCACCTGTCGGCGGCCGCCGTGGACAGCCTCCGCGCGTCAGCCAACGCGGCCGCCACCCAAACGGCGACGCGGGCGAATCAGGTGCCGGGCTTCGGCGCGTGGGTGACGTCGCTCATACCGGCGAACGCGATGAAGTCGGCCGCCGACGGCGCGATGCTCCCGGTGGTCGCCTTCACACTCCTCTTTGCGCTCGCCGCTCGACGCATCGACGAACGTCTGCGGCAATCGCTCATCGACGTCTTCGGCGCCATCGCCGGGGCCACGCGAGCGATCGTCCACTGGGTGATGGTCGCCGCCCCGGTCGGCGTCTTCGTTTTGGTGCTCGCGACCGCAAGCCGAATCGGCTCTTCGTTGATCGAGTCGATGATTTACTACGTCCTCGCCTATTCGGCGGCGGTGATCCTGTTCGCCCTTCTGCTGTATCCCATTGCCGCCTTCGCCGGTCGAACCGCGTTGCCGCGCTTCACGCGCGCGGCGCTTCCGGCACAGACGATCGCGGTGAGCTCGAGCTCGTCACTCGCATCGCTGCCGCCGTTGATCGAGGGGGCGGAGTCGCTCGAGCTGTCGGCGCCGGTCATTGGCTTCGTGCTGCCGCTCTCGGTCTCGGTGCTCCGGGCGACGACGCCTATCGCATGGGTGATCGGAACGCTGTTTCTCGCGAAGCTCGACGGAATCACGCTTGGCGCGGGAACGCTCGTCGTGCTCGCGCTCACCGCGGCGGCGCTGAGCTTTGCGACGCCGGGCGTGCCTCAAGGGGGCATATTGCTGCTCGCGACGATGCTTCCCTCGTTCGGCGTGCCCGCCTCGGGGTCGGCGCTGTTGATCGGCGCCGACACGATTCCGGATCTCTTCGCGACGGCGGCGAACGTGACGGCGGATCTCGCCGCGGCGACGATCGTCGCCGGGCGGGCCGGCGGAACGGCGCCCGACGTTGCGGAGGCGCCAGCCGAGGCGGCATCATCTGACGATGCGTGA
- a CDS encoding FAD-binding protein → MSEIQTIEHDVLVIGAGGAGLRAAIEASANGARVGLVCKSLLGKAHTVMAEGGMAAAMGNVDDRDNWRVHFADTMRGGQYLNNWRMAELHAKEAPDRVKELEGWGALFDRTPDGRILQRNFGGHRYPRLAHVGDRTGLELIRTLQDHGVHQGVDVHMECTVVTLLKDGERVAGAFAYDRERGRFKVFKSKAVVLATGGVGRAFKITSNSWEYTGDGHSLAYHAGAALQDMEFVQFHPTGMIWPPSVQGILVTEGVRGEGGILLNSKGEQFMYKDIPEPYRNQTAKDPEEGWRYTQGDKNAMRPPELLTRDHVARCINREVKAGRGSPHGGVFLDIAWIKDKL, encoded by the coding sequence ATGAGCGAAATCCAGACGATCGAACACGATGTGTTGGTGATCGGCGCCGGCGGCGCCGGTCTCCGTGCGGCGATCGAAGCGTCGGCGAACGGCGCGCGGGTCGGTCTCGTGTGCAAGTCGCTGCTCGGTAAAGCGCATACGGTGATGGCCGAGGGCGGGATGGCGGCGGCGATGGGCAACGTGGACGACCGCGACAACTGGCGCGTCCACTTCGCCGACACGATGCGCGGCGGCCAGTACCTGAATAACTGGAGAATGGCCGAGCTGCACGCGAAGGAAGCTCCAGACCGCGTGAAAGAGCTCGAGGGGTGGGGCGCGTTGTTCGACCGAACGCCGGATGGTCGAATCCTTCAGCGCAACTTCGGCGGACACCGATATCCGCGTCTCGCGCATGTCGGCGACCGCACGGGGCTCGAGCTCATTCGCACGCTGCAGGATCACGGCGTGCACCAGGGCGTGGACGTGCACATGGAGTGCACGGTCGTCACGCTACTCAAGGACGGCGAGCGAGTGGCCGGCGCGTTCGCGTACGACCGCGAGCGCGGTCGATTCAAGGTCTTCAAGTCGAAGGCCGTCGTGCTCGCGACGGGCGGCGTCGGCCGCGCGTTCAAGATCACGTCGAACAGCTGGGAGTACACCGGCGATGGCCACTCGCTGGCGTATCACGCGGGCGCGGCGCTCCAGGACATGGAGTTCGTGCAGTTCCACCCGACGGGGATGATCTGGCCGCCGAGCGTGCAGGGCATCCTGGTGACCGAGGGCGTGCGCGGCGAGGGCGGCATCCTGCTCAACAGCAAGGGCGAGCAGTTCATGTACAAGGACATCCCCGAGCCTTACCGCAACCAGACGGCGAAGGACCCGGAGGAGGGCTGGCGCTACACCCAGGGCGACAAGAACGCCATGCGCCCGCCCGAGCTGCTGACGCGCGACCACGTCGCGCGCTGCATCAACCGCGAGGTCAAAGCCGGCCGTGGATCTCCACACGGTGGCGTGTTCCTCGACATCGCCTGGATCAAGGACAAGCT
- a CDS encoding HAD-IA family hydrolase, whose product MPRPAILFDLDGTLLDSIELILSSARYAFGKLGRECPSDEEWLQGVGIPLFTMFGRYARDDADKVALIAAYREHQFANHDRLVRPYEGVRELLADLRSRGHELAVVTSKSEYLAMRGLAHVRLARFFDTIVGCDSTTRHKPDPAPVRLALHRLACDPSDAVFVGDSVHDVIAGNAAGVATIAALWGAFGRRDLEPGGPTAWAERVSEVAGLLVSSPPGGVLLR is encoded by the coding sequence GTGCCCCGCCCCGCCATTCTCTTCGACTTGGACGGCACCCTCCTCGACTCGATCGAGCTCATTCTCTCGTCGGCTCGATACGCCTTCGGCAAACTCGGTCGCGAGTGTCCGTCGGACGAGGAGTGGTTGCAGGGCGTCGGGATCCCGCTCTTCACCATGTTCGGGCGTTATGCGCGCGACGACGCGGATAAAGTCGCGCTGATCGCCGCATACCGTGAGCACCAGTTCGCCAACCACGACCGGCTGGTGCGACCCTACGAAGGAGTCCGCGAGCTGCTCGCGGACCTGCGCTCGCGCGGACACGAGCTGGCTGTCGTGACGAGCAAGTCCGAGTACCTCGCGATGCGCGGGCTCGCCCACGTCCGGCTCGCGCGGTTCTTCGACACGATCGTGGGCTGCGACTCCACCACGCGACACAAGCCCGATCCCGCACCCGTACGGTTGGCATTGCACCGGCTCGCGTGCGATCCCAGCGATGCGGTGTTCGTGGGTGACTCGGTGCACGACGTGATCGCGGGGAACGCGGCCGGCGTGGCCACCATCGCGGCACTATGGGGCGCCTTCGGCCGGCGCGATCTCGAACCCGGTGGTCCAACCGCTTGGGCCGAGAGAGTTTCTGAAGTAGCCGGATTACTCGTCAGCAGTCCACCCGGCGGCGTCCTCCTGCGGTGA
- a CDS encoding barstar family protein, whose translation MAFFKRKEKAPADSARLDWKLMERGAVALYHKNSILSADLGWFRQERYVIRELEAARWSTPHAFHEDAKRVLGFPTHYAPNLMAWVDCLGELAVPDDGGFVIVFRGYDAFARAQPHLAQTILDSIESTSRRFLLTGRRLMALVQSNDPRIRFERVGAMPVTWNPREWLDADRESGAGGGTGGSAAQRGP comes from the coding sequence ATGGCATTCTTCAAGCGAAAGGAAAAGGCTCCCGCCGACTCCGCGCGGCTCGACTGGAAGCTCATGGAGCGCGGCGCGGTCGCGCTCTACCACAAAAATTCGATTCTCTCGGCGGACCTCGGCTGGTTCCGTCAGGAGCGCTACGTCATTCGGGAGCTCGAGGCGGCGCGTTGGAGCACGCCGCACGCTTTTCACGAAGACGCGAAACGAGTGCTCGGATTTCCGACGCACTACGCGCCGAATCTCATGGCGTGGGTGGATTGCCTCGGCGAGCTGGCGGTGCCGGACGACGGCGGCTTTGTGATCGTATTTCGCGGCTACGACGCGTTCGCCAGGGCGCAGCCGCATCTGGCGCAAACGATCCTCGACAGCATCGAATCAACGTCGCGGCGTTTCCTGCTCACCGGACGCCGGCTCATGGCGCTCGTGCAGTCGAACGATCCGCGCATTCGCTTCGAACGCGTTGGCGCGATGCCCGTGACTTGGAATCCGCGGGAGTGGCTCGATGCGGATCGCGAGTCTGGCGCGGGGGGCGGGACAGGGGGAAGCGCCGCGCAGCGGGGTCCGTAA
- a CDS encoding peptidylprolyl isomerase, translating to MNRSHRAQSRRRLVAAAAAVFAIAAGACSRALGHSSTDLDVAVPDSFVVRFETSRGAFDVMARKAWAPNGTDRLYTLVRDRYYDEARFFRVVKDFVAQFGLAADPRRTAAWRVRAIADEPVHHSNVRGTISYARGGPGTRTTQLYINLKDNARLDTLNGFGFPPVAEVIAGMSVVDSLYSGYGEAARPGGRGQGPAQDSITRQGNAYLTRGFPKLDYVKSARVTREWRAPTITGR from the coding sequence GTGAACCGGTCGCATCGCGCCCAATCTCGGCGGAGGCTGGTCGCGGCGGCCGCCGCGGTGTTCGCGATCGCCGCGGGAGCGTGCTCGCGCGCGTTGGGTCATTCGAGCACGGACCTCGACGTCGCCGTGCCCGACAGCTTCGTCGTGCGCTTCGAGACGAGCCGCGGCGCGTTCGACGTGATGGCGCGCAAGGCGTGGGCGCCGAACGGCACCGACCGGCTCTACACATTGGTGCGCGACCGCTACTACGACGAAGCGCGGTTCTTCCGGGTCGTGAAGGATTTCGTCGCGCAGTTCGGACTTGCGGCGGACCCGCGACGGACGGCGGCGTGGCGAGTGCGCGCGATCGCCGACGAACCCGTGCATCACAGCAACGTGCGCGGCACGATCTCGTACGCGCGCGGCGGGCCGGGAACGCGGACGACGCAGCTCTACATCAACCTCAAGGACAACGCTCGGCTCGACACGCTGAACGGCTTCGGGTTTCCCCCGGTGGCGGAGGTGATCGCCGGGATGAGCGTCGTCGATTCGTTGTACTCCGGTTACGGCGAAGCGGCGCGGCCGGGCGGACGCGGCCAAGGACCCGCGCAGGATTCGATCACGAGACAGGGGAACGCGTATCTGACGCGCGGTTTTCCCAAGCTCGATTACGTCAAATCAGCGCGTGTGACACGTGAGTGGCGCGCGCCCACCATCACGGGCCGATGA